Within Streptomyces sp. SS1-1, the genomic segment GGCGGCCGCCCTGCCCGACGCGCTGGCCGGCGAGGACATCGAGGCGGTCTACGCCTCCACCCTGATCCGCACCCAGGCCACCGCCGCGCCGCTCGCCGCCGCCCGGGGCCTGGAGGTCCGGGTGCGCGACGGCATCCGCGAGGTGTCCGCCGGCGACCTGGAGCTGCTGGACGGGCACTCCGAGGAGGCCGAGCCGTACATGCGGACCGTGTTCGCGTGGGCCGCCGGGGAGACGTCCCTGCGGATGCCGGGCGGCGAGAGCGGCGACGAGGCGCTCGGACGCTACGACGCGGTGATCGCCGAGGCCGCGGAGAGCGGGGCCGGCACGGTCGCCATGGTCAGCCACGGCGCCGCCATCCGCATGTGGATCGCGGCCCGCGCCGCCAACGTCGACGTCGCCTTCGCCGCGGCCCACCCGCTGCGGAACACCGGCGTCGTGATCCTCGAGGGCGCCCCCGACGAGGGCTGGAAGGCGCTGTCCTGGGCGGGCGCGGTCGTGGCCCCGGCCGGCGAGGGCGGGCCCACGGCACATCCCGTCGACGAGGAGCCGTAGGGGTCCCGGCGCCGGACCACGCGATAAGCGTTTGCCCGCGCTCCCGGCCGCCCCGCAGAATGCGGCCTCATGGGACATCTGGAAGCCGCGCACCTCGAGTACCACCTCCCCGACGGGAGGACGCTGCTCGGCGACGTCTCGTTCCGGGTGGGAGAGGGCGCCGCCGTGGCGCTGGTCGGGCCGAACGGCGCCGGCAAGACCACCCTGCTCCGGCTGATCTCCGGCGAGCTGAAACCGCACGGGGGCACCGTCACCGTGAGCGGCGGGCTCGGCGTGATGCGCCAGTTCGTCGGCTCCGTACGCGACGAGACGACCGTACGCGACCTGCTGGTCTCGGTGGCGCCGCCCCGGATCCGGGAGGCCGCGCGGGCCGTCGACGCGGCCGAGCACGCGATCATGACGGTCGACGACGAGGCCGCACAGCTCCGGTACGCCCAGGCGCTGTCGGACTGGGCGGAGGCCCGCGGCTACGAGGCCGAGACCCTGTGGGACATGTGCACCATGGCCGCGCTCGGCGTGCCGTACGAGAAGGCGCAGTGGCGGCAGGTGCGGACCCTGTCCGGCGGTGAGCAGAAGCGACTCGTGCTGGAGGCGCTGCTGCGCGGCACCGACGAGGTCCTGCTGCTGGACGAGCCGGACAACTACCTCGACGTGCCCGGCAAGCGCTGGCTGGAGGAGCGGCTGAAGGAGACCCGCAAGACGGTCCTGTTCGTCTCCCACGACCGTGAACTGCTCGCCCGCGCCGCCGAGAAGATCGTCTCGGTGGAGCCCTCCCCGGCCGGCGCGGACGCCTGGGTGCACGGCGGCGGCTTCGCGACCTACCACGAGGCCCGCCGCCGGCGCTTCGCCCGCTTCGAGGAGCTGCGCAAACGCTGGGACGAGAAGCACGCCCAGCTGAAGAAGCTGGTGCTGACCCTCCGTCAGGCCGCCGAGAACAGCCCCGACATGGCGTCCCGCTACCGGGCCGCGCAGACCCGGCTGCGCAAGTTCGAGGAGGCCGGACCGCCGCCCGAGCCGCCCCGCGAACAGGACATCCGGATGCGCCTCAAGGGCGGCCGCACCGGTGTCCGTGCCGTCACCTGCGAGAACCTGGAACTGACCGGCCTGATGAAGCCGTTCTCGCTGGAGGTGTTCTACGGCGAACGCGTCGCCGTCCTCGGCTCGAACGGCTCCGGCAAGTCCCACTTCCTGCGCCTGCTGGCGGGGGAGGGGGTCGCCCACACCGGAAGCTGGAAGCTCGGCGCGCGCGTGGTCCCCGGGCACTTCGCCCAGACCCACGCCCACCCCGAGCTGATGGGCCGCACCCTGCTCGACATCCTGTGGAAGGAGCACGCCCAGGACCGGGGCGCCGCCATGTCCCGGCTGCGCCGCTACGAGCTGACCCAGCAGGCCGAGCAGACCTTCGACCGGCTCTCCGGCGGCCAGCAGGCCCGCTTCCAGATCCTGCTGCTGGAGCTGGAGGGAGTCACGGCCCTGCTGCTCGACGAGCCCACCGACAACCTCGACCTGGAGTCCGCCGAGGCGCTCCAGGAGGGGCTGGAGGCGTTCGAGGGCACCGTGCTGGCGGTCACCCATGACCGCTGGTTCGCCCGCTCCTTCGACCGCTACCTGGTCTTCGGCAGCGACGGACGCGTCCGCGAGACACCGGAACCGGTCTGGGACGAGCGCCGCGTGGAGCGGGTCCGCTAGCCGAGGGCGGCCTGGGGGAGCGGGTTCGCTGCCCGAGGTCGCCCCCCGGAGCGGGCCCGCCTGGAGGTCTCAGGCCCAGCGGAGCAGGGCGCCGAGCCCGCCCGCCGGGGCCTCCTCCCGCGCCGCGCCGTCGGCCGGCGCGACCGACACGGCGGCGGCGCCCGTGGCGACCGCGGAACGGATTAGCGCGTCGTCGGCGCGGGCCGGCCAGGAGTTCTGCTCGCCGAGGATCCTCAGCTCCGTGCGGCGCACCGCCACCTGGTCGGGGTCCTCGCCGATCCACACCTCGCGGTGCCCGTCCGGCCCGTCCGGACGGATCAGCAGTTCGTCGATCCGGTGCTCGCGGGCGGCCTCGACCAGCGCGGGCACGCCTTCCACCGCCCCGGCGCGGCCCTCGCCGTCCGGGGTGCGGGCCGCCAGGAAGCGGTCCATCTCGGTGTCCGCCCGGCCGCGAACGTGCTCCTCGCGGATCCGCGCCACGTCCTCCCCGAGCAGCCGGCTGCCGGAGCCGTGCGGGGCCTCGACGACCGCGTCCCGCAGCCGCTGCGGCATCCGCTCGTGCACGGCCCGCCGCTCCCGGTCGTCCCCTACGAGGATCACCAGGTCGGCGCCGGTCTCCTCCTGGCAGACGAAGAGCGCGTCGGCGACCTCGGCCGCGTTGTGCTCCCAGGTGTTCTCCACCTTCAGCTGGAAGTGCCGCTCGGACCAGTCGGACGACGCGGTCCGGTGGATGGGGTGCTCGCGGCCCGTCACCGAGCCGGCGTCCCGTCCGCCCAGGGCGTCCCGCAGCTCGAAGTCCGCGCCCTTGCGGTCGACGTAGGCGACCACGCAG encodes:
- a CDS encoding histidine phosphatase family protein; its protein translation is MRLLLVRHGQTTANVDFLLDTAPPGASLTALGEQQAAALPDALAGEDIEAVYASTLIRTQATAAPLAAARGLEVRVRDGIREVSAGDLELLDGHSEEAEPYMRTVFAWAAGETSLRMPGGESGDEALGRYDAVIAEAAESGAGTVAMVSHGAAIRMWIAARAANVDVAFAAAHPLRNTGVVILEGAPDEGWKALSWAGAVVAPAGEGGPTAHPVDEEP
- a CDS encoding ABC-F family ATP-binding cassette domain-containing protein; its protein translation is MGHLEAAHLEYHLPDGRTLLGDVSFRVGEGAAVALVGPNGAGKTTLLRLISGELKPHGGTVTVSGGLGVMRQFVGSVRDETTVRDLLVSVAPPRIREAARAVDAAEHAIMTVDDEAAQLRYAQALSDWAEARGYEAETLWDMCTMAALGVPYEKAQWRQVRTLSGGEQKRLVLEALLRGTDEVLLLDEPDNYLDVPGKRWLEERLKETRKTVLFVSHDRELLARAAEKIVSVEPSPAGADAWVHGGGFATYHEARRRRFARFEELRKRWDEKHAQLKKLVLTLRQAAENSPDMASRYRAAQTRLRKFEEAGPPPEPPREQDIRMRLKGGRTGVRAVTCENLELTGLMKPFSLEVFYGERVAVLGSNGSGKSHFLRLLAGEGVAHTGSWKLGARVVPGHFAQTHAHPELMGRTLLDILWKEHAQDRGAAMSRLRRYELTQQAEQTFDRLSGGQQARFQILLLELEGVTALLLDEPTDNLDLESAEALQEGLEAFEGTVLAVTHDRWFARSFDRYLVFGSDGRVRETPEPVWDERRVERVR
- a CDS encoding Vms1/Ankzf1 family peptidyl-tRNA hydrolase, which gives rise to MDLAFLHPLYEAPGPWASVYVGTSRHTEDTPHERRLTAQALAAELEEQGCDPPTCAAVRGALEALEHSSEPNGRAIFAHAGEVVLQPSLARPPRRDSAHWAPLPHTAPLLELAGEDPVCVVAYVDRKGADFELRDALGGRDAGSVTGREHPIHRTASSDWSERHFQLKVENTWEHNAAEVADALFVCQEETGADLVILVGDDRERRAVHERMPQRLRDAVVEAPHGSGSRLLGEDVARIREEHVRGRADTEMDRFLAARTPDGEGRAGAVEGVPALVEAAREHRIDELLIRPDGPDGHREVWIGEDPDQVAVRRTELRILGEQNSWPARADDALIRSAVATGAAAVSVAPADGAAREEAPAGGLGALLRWA